The following is a genomic window from Candidatus Nitrosotenuis cloacae.
TATGTATTAAGACTTGAAGCCTTCCACTCGTATTCAAAGGTCCATTTGCCGTCAAAAATTATCTTGTCCATTGTATTTGATACTGTTATTGGGATTGGTTCGTAGGCGTGAACCATAGTAAATCCGAAGAGTGCCAGCACGATAATTGATACTAACAATTTCAACACAACGTTTTTAGTCAAAAAATTAAGATATATTCTTGGCTAAGTCAGGCGATGGAATTAGGTAAAGTTCCACTTCGGCACCATTTTGTTCAAAAAAATTCCATAATCGCTATATAGATGAAAAGGAACAGACTGTTAATGAAACCTAACACAACAACGTTAGTGCTTGGAGTGTCTTTAGCGGTAGTTACGGGTTTGTTTAGCTCTACTATTTTTGGTACGATGGGCTCAACCAATCTCGATAGTACCAGTCTTGGCACTGCAGGCTACATCACAGGACATGTAACGACAACACTGACAGACGCAGCAGGCAACATCAAAGAGTATAGACAGTCAGATAATCAGATTGTCAACACCGGCGAAAGCTGCGTGACAAAACTGTTGTTTGGCGCTGCAGGTGGAGACACGGTTGCTTCAGGTGTATGTACTGGTGAATTCAACGATGGATTCAGATACATTGGAATTGGCAACTATACAACAAGTGTCAACGGCACAAACACTGCACTCGGACAAGAATATAGAAGCACATCAGTTCCAAGCCTAGCAAGAGGAGTAGGTAGCGTAGTAATGACCAACTCTACTGGCACGGACGGAGCAACAGTATCGTTCGGAAAAGCTGTAATCTCTAGAACATTCACATGTTCACACTGTTCAATACCACAGGTTGTTGCAGAATCCGGACTCTTTAACGGAACAAGTGTAAACAACACACCAATGTTCGCAAGACAGACATTTACTGGAATCACCATGAACAATGGCGACTCACTCACAGTGCAGTGGACCATAAATGTCGGTGGAACAACCAACGCATTAACACCATAGTCCTAGTATCTTTTTCTTTTTTATTTTATTTTAAACTATTGTAAAATATGCGCTAGCTCTTCTTTGCCTTTCTGTACCCGTGGCTGAACGTCTTGTCGTATAGTTTGGAATACTCGTACGACTTGGGCTGTATCACATCCCCGATCATCACTATGGCGGTGCGAGTTATCTTTTCTGCCCAGACCTTCTTTGTAATGTCCTGCAGGGTTCCGGTAATTACCTTCTGGTCGGGCCAGCTTGCCCTGTACACAACCGCGACAGGAGTCGTGACAGGATACCCCCCCTTGACTGCCTCCTTTACTATATCCGACAGCAGCTGGACGCTCAAGTAGAACACCATGGTAGCCTTGTGCCTTGCCAGCTCGCTTATCTGCTCCCGCTTTGGCACCTTTGTGCGCTTTTCTGCGCGTGTAATTATGATAGTCTGAGTTATGCCAGGCAAGGTAAGCTGAAGCCCGAGCGCAGCCGACGAGGCCAGAAACGACGTAACACCAGGTATAACCTCGCACTCTACTCCCTCCTTTTTGAGATTGTCAGTCTGCTCCCTGATTGCCCCGTATATGGCAGGATCCCCGTCATGGAGCCGCACCACCACCTTGCCCTTTTTTGCATTATCACATAGAATCTCAAATATCTCCTCGCGAACCATTCCCGACGCGTCGTGCATCTTTGCCTTTTTGCACATCCCAAGTATTTTGTCAGGTATGAGAGAGCCAGAGTACACTACCACGTCCGCCCTTTGCAGGACTTTCTTTGCCTTTACCGTGATGAGATCCGGGTCCCCAGGTCCGCACCCAGCAAAATACACCTTATACACGCTTTACCACCATTATCGAGAAATATTTCGTAGTCATCGTGGACTCGTTGACATCGCCCAGCCTCATCTTTCTTACTATCTCGTTTGGGGTGCCCAGGTCCTGCCCTATCGCAAATAACGAATCGTCGGAAAACCCCGACTCTTTTAGCAGAGCAATCACCTGATCAAAATACCTCCCGTCCTTTAGAAATATCATAGTGTCGCAGTTCTTTGCAGTCTCCTTGACCCTTGACAGGTCGTAACACGACGGTATGACTGCCATGGTCTCTGCACCCTCCGCAAGACTGATCCCGACCTTTGATGCAAACGTAAACATCGAGACTATTCCAGGTATGACTGAGATCTTTATCTCCGGGAACTTGAGGTGCATCTCGCGATCCAAGTATATCCACGTGCTGTACAGGTACGGATCACCCACCGTAAGGTACACCACCTTTTTTCCAGACATCACCTTTTGCGCAAGAATCTTTGTGTTGTTCTCCCATGTCGACTCTAGCGTGTCCTTGTCCTTTACCATCGGAAACACCAAGTTGACAATCTCCGGCTTTGACTGGCCGATAAGTGATTCCACCACAGACAGTGCAATGCTTGGCTTTCCCTCCTTTGCAGTCGGGCACGCAATTATCTCCGCGGACTGGATGGCCTTTACCGCCTTTACGGTCAAAAGCTCCGGATCCCCAGGACCGCAGCCGACGCATACTAGTTCGTGCATGTTATGACAAATTTTTTCCTAGATAAAAGCGAATGCACGCTAGTTTTTTGTAGCAGATATTATGGTTACCGGGTTTCTTGCAAGCATCATGGTACCGGTGGATGTCTTTTTGCTTTTTGAGATGGTGACCTGCGTGATGTCTATATCGGAAAAATCCATCTTGTATATCACGTCCAGCACGGAATAAAGCGTCTCTATCAGTATGACGCCGATTACAATTCTTGCGCCCCGCTTTAGCTTCTCCTGGCACAATCGTAGTATCTCCTGCGTGTCGCCGCCCGTCCCGCCGATGAATACGGTGTCCGCATCAGGCAGACTTGGGATCCTATCCTTTGCGTCAGACAAAATGACCTCCACATTTGACACGCCAAACTTTGCAAGGTTCTTTTTTGTAAGCTCCACCGCCTTTGGGTCTATGTCCACCGCATAGACCTTGCCTGCGCCCACCTGGAGCGCCGCCTCTACTGTGATGGAGCCGCTGCCGCACCCTATGTCATATACGATGTTTCCTTCAGACAGCCTTGCCTTGCTTATCTGCACGGCCCTTGCCTCCTCCTTTGTTATCGGAACATCCTCAGTTCTGTCAAAATATTCGTCAGGTATTCCAGGGGTGCGGTACTTCCACATGTCTAAATTGGCTTTAGCGGCGATACGTCAATTCCCGGGTGGTTCACCAGAGTATACGATAAAATCCACATAAACAGATAGACAAACACGAAACTTCCGATTCCCGTAGTGACCAGCTTCTTTCTGTCAGACGGGGGTAGCCCTATCTTCATTCCCTTTCCTACAAAGCATGACGCAATGAACACGCCGATCATAAACACGATGGACGCCCACCTTCTCTCCTCGCCCTCGACGGACTCGAAGAGGAACGTGGCAACAACTCCGCCCACTGCAGCCATGCCTATTCTCACCCAGAACAGCCTGTCCAGAAGCTTCTTGCGCCTGCCTAGCTCGTCTGTGTTGTCAGGCGCCTCAGTGTTCGGTACTTCATCCTTAGGCTCATCAGAACTCGGGGCCGACTTCTTTGGGTGCTTTGTCAAATTTCTACGGTGACTCTGAGCCATCCAGTTTAAAGTCTTTGGTCAGGTGCCCACATCAGTAAGAGTATATTTTGCAGTTTTGAGAAGACTAGCATGGCACTGGCAGGAATCGAGCTCACGTTTTTGGTAAAAGAGATAACAGATGAGACTGCCGGCTACTATGTAAACAACATTTATGCGATAAACCGCGACAGCATCCTCTTCAAGCTGCACCACCCAGAAAAGCCCGACATATTCCTGGTGCTATCGACCTCCGGCATGTGGCTTAGCGCAATCAAGATTGATCAGATAGAGGAAAACAAGATGATAAAGCGGCTCCGCGACGACCTGCTCAGGCTGCGAATCACAAAGATAGAGCAGATAGGAGTCGAGCGAATCGCATACCTTACGTTCAGCGGATTTGACAAAGAGTTCGTACTTATCTGCGAGTTCTTCGGCGATGGAAACATCCTGCTGTGCGACCCCAAGCTAAAGATACTTGCGCTGCTCCACTCAATCGAGGTGAGACACCGCGAGCTGCACGTGGGCATGACCTATACACCTCCCCCCCAGATGGGCCTCAACATATTTGACATTACGGAAAAAAACTTTGACGAATCAAGATCGGTGACCACCCCGATAGTAAAGTGGCTCGGAAGGGCGTTCGGCCTTCCTGCAAAGTATGCCGAGCTCATAATCAAGATGTCCGAGATAGACCCCACCACACCCGCCGAGCAGCTCACATCGGACGACATAAAGAAAATCGTGTCAGTCGCAAGCACGCTCACCCAGAAGATAGTAAGCGGGGATCACGACACAATCATAGTAAAAACGGAAAAGGGATACGACGTCTACCCCGTAAGGGCAGGCGACGAGACCGACTACGAGGAGGCCGCATCATTCATGGAGGGACTGGACAAGACCCTCTCCAAGATGCTGCTTGAGCGCGGCAAGACCGTGCAGAGCAGCGAGCTTGACAAGCAGATATCGGAGCTGCAGGGAAAGATAGACGAGCAGGAAAAGGCCATGATGCAGGTAAAGGAAAAGGCCGAGACCATCGCCAAGGTGGCAAGGTCGCTCTTTGAGCTGAGCTCCTCTGGGATAATATCCATAGTAAACGAGTTTGCCGTAGAAAAGATGCGCTCGCAGAATGCCGAGATAATAAAGGAGAAGGGAATCGACTATATCAAAATAGGAACGGAGAAGATCCAGATAAAGACCGACTCGTCCATTCCTGCAATCGCCTCCCTACTGTATGACGAATCAAAAAAGCAGGCAACCGCAATCGAGTTCATAAGAAACCTCAGGGAGAAGAACATAAAGGCACTTGAGAAGCTAAAGACGCAGTCCACCTTTGCAAGGGAAAAGGTATCATTTACACAGATGCGAAAGAAGAACTGGTTTGAGAGGTACAGGTGGTTCTACACCACGTCCGGGCACCTGGCAATAGGCGGGCGCGACTCGTCGTCAAACTCGGCAATCATCCGAAAGCACCTAGGAAGGGACGACAAGGTATTCCACGCAGAGATATTCGGCTCGCCATTTTTTGTCCTAAAGGACGTCCCAGGCGACATCCCGTTTGACACCATAAACGAGGTGGCGCACGCAACCGTCTGCTTTTCGCGCGCCTGGCGCGAGGCAATGTACGGCATGAGCGCATACTGGATAAACCCAGACCAGGTCAAAAAGTCGGCGCCAAGCGGACAGTTCCTCACAAGGGGTGCGTTCGTCCTGGAGGGACAGAAGAACTTTGTCAAGGTGCCGGAGTTAAAGCTGGCAGTCGGCATTCTGGAAAAGGACGGCTACTACATGATAACGTGCGGCCCGCCAGACCCCATCAAGAAGATCTGCATCTGCTTTGCGATAATCCAGCCAGGCAACAACGAGATGCCCGAGGTTGCAAAAAAGCTGCGAACCGAGTTCATCAGGCTGCAGGAGGGAATAGCAAAACAGTTCACAATAGACGACTTTGTGCGCGTCCTGCCTGCCGGAACTACCAACATCACGGAGATCACGCAGGGAAAAGTTGAGCCCTCCTAGATTTGTCGCAGACTCGATGCTAGGTACGCTATCAAAGAAACTGAGAATTTTGGGATTTGACTGCAAGTATTTTTCCGCAATATGCGACGACGACATAGCACTGCTTGCAAAAGACGAGGGCCGCATCCTGGTGACCAGGGACCGCCAGCTTGCGCTGCGGTGCAAAAAGCAGAACATCAACACAATCTGCCTTGTCGGAGAATCAGTATCTGATCACCTTGTGCACATAGCAAAGGAGGCCGGCATCACACAATACCAGATCAGCACGCCGGGTGCGCGGTGCACCACATGCAACGGAATGTTAAACGAGATGGACCGCATTCCAGACGAGGTGCCGCCGTGGATAAAACAAAACGTAAAGCAGTTCTGGTCATGCGCCGACTGCGGACACATCTACTGGCAGGGAACCCATATTAGAAACTTGGAGAGACTCATCGGTGAGATAAATGCCAGACTATAGCATAACCGACGAGGACGGAATCATTCTGGTCCGGTCTGCAAGAAAGATAGTCACCAAATTTCTCAAGGGAGAAAAATACCAGCTTGACGAGCCAACAAAAAAAAGATTCTCATTTGACTCTGGAATATTTGTAACGCTGAACGTCTCCGGCGAGCTGCGCGGCTGCATCGGATTTCCGCTGCCCCGCAGACTGTCGGACGCACTTGTCGATGCGGCAATTGCGGCAGCAACAGAAGACCCAAGGTTCTTGCCAGTATCTGCGGACGAGCTGGACGGAATCACGTTTGAGGTGACGGTGCTGACTCCCCCATCCCAGATAAGAACGGATGATCCCGCGCTACTTCCAGGCATGATAAAGGTAGGACGCGACGGCCTCATGGTAAAGCAGGGCGCCCACTCTGGTCTACTCCTGCCCCAAGTACCGGCGGAATACGGCTGGAGCGAGAAAGAGTTCCTTGACAACACATGCCACAAGGCAGGCCTCCCAAGGGACTGCTGGAAGGAAAAAAGAACCCAGGTGTTTTCCTTTGAGGGAATTATCTTCAGAGAGGAGACACC
Proteins encoded in this region:
- a CDS encoding TIGR00296 family protein — protein: MPDYSITDEDGIILVRSARKIVTKFLKGEKYQLDEPTKKRFSFDSGIFVTLNVSGELRGCIGFPLPRRLSDALVDAAIAAATEDPRFLPVSADELDGITFEVTVLTPPSQIRTDDPALLPGMIKVGRDGLMVKQGAHSGLLLPQVPAEYGWSEKEFLDNTCHKAGLPRDCWKEKRTQVFSFEGIIFREETPNGEISRQTL
- the rqcH gene encoding ribosome rescue protein RqcH, which produces MALAGIELTFLVKEITDETAGYYVNNIYAINRDSILFKLHHPEKPDIFLVLSTSGMWLSAIKIDQIEENKMIKRLRDDLLRLRITKIEQIGVERIAYLTFSGFDKEFVLICEFFGDGNILLCDPKLKILALLHSIEVRHRELHVGMTYTPPPQMGLNIFDITEKNFDESRSVTTPIVKWLGRAFGLPAKYAELIIKMSEIDPTTPAEQLTSDDIKKIVSVASTLTQKIVSGDHDTIIVKTEKGYDVYPVRAGDETDYEEAASFMEGLDKTLSKMLLERGKTVQSSELDKQISELQGKIDEQEKAMMQVKEKAETIAKVARSLFELSSSGIISIVNEFAVEKMRSQNAEIIKEKGIDYIKIGTEKIQIKTDSSIPAIASLLYDESKKQATAIEFIRNLREKNIKALEKLKTQSTFAREKVSFTQMRKKNWFERYRWFYTTSGHLAIGGRDSSSNSAIIRKHLGRDDKVFHAEIFGSPFFVLKDVPGDIPFDTINEVAHATVCFSRAWREAMYGMSAYWINPDQVKKSAPSGQFLTRGAFVLEGQKNFVKVPELKLAVGILEKDGYYMITCGPPDPIKKICICFAIIQPGNNEMPEVAKKLRTEFIRLQEGIAKQFTIDDFVRVLPAGTTNITEITQGKVEPS
- the cobI gene encoding precorrin-2 C(20)-methyltransferase translates to MHELVCVGCGPGDPELLTVKAVKAIQSAEIIACPTAKEGKPSIALSVVESLIGQSKPEIVNLVFPMVKDKDTLESTWENNTKILAQKVMSGKKVVYLTVGDPYLYSTWIYLDREMHLKFPEIKISVIPGIVSMFTFASKVGISLAEGAETMAVIPSCYDLSRVKETAKNCDTMIFLKDGRYFDQVIALLKESGFSDDSLFAIGQDLGTPNEIVRKMRLGDVNESTMTTKYFSIMVVKRV
- the cobM gene encoding precorrin-4 C(11)-methyltransferase yields the protein MYKVYFAGCGPGDPDLITVKAKKVLQRADVVVYSGSLIPDKILGMCKKAKMHDASGMVREEIFEILCDNAKKGKVVVRLHDGDPAIYGAIREQTDNLKKEGVECEVIPGVTSFLASSAALGLQLTLPGITQTIIITRAEKRTKVPKREQISELARHKATMVFYLSVQLLSDIVKEAVKGGYPVTTPVAVVYRASWPDQKVITGTLQDITKKVWAEKITRTAIVMIGDVIQPKSYEYSKLYDKTFSHGYRKAKKS
- the cbiT gene encoding precorrin-6Y C5,15-methyltransferase (decarboxylating) subunit CbiT, whose product is MWKYRTPGIPDEYFDRTEDVPITKEEARAVQISKARLSEGNIVYDIGCGSGSITVEAALQVGAGKVYAVDIDPKAVELTKKNLAKFGVSNVEVILSDAKDRIPSLPDADTVFIGGTGGDTQEILRLCQEKLKRGARIVIGVILIETLYSVLDVIYKMDFSDIDITQVTISKSKKTSTGTMMLARNPVTIISATKN
- a CDS encoding Mut7-C RNAse domain-containing protein — its product is MSPPRFVADSMLGTLSKKLRILGFDCKYFSAICDDDIALLAKDEGRILVTRDRQLALRCKKQNINTICLVGESVSDHLVHIAKEAGITQYQISTPGARCTTCNGMLNEMDRIPDEVPPWIKQNVKQFWSCADCGHIYWQGTHIRNLERLIGEINARL